TACCACCTGTTGGTCGAAGGTAAAAAAGATATAACACTGTATCGAAAGTTTATTGATCGGGACTCCTGTAAATTAAAACCTACTTTTGGTAAATATAAGCAGCGTGAAGTTTATGATATCTTGGAAGAGAGAGGGTTTAAAAATAAATTAGGAATTAGGGATGCAGATTTTATTCGAATGCCTAATAACCCTAAGTTTGATGCAAGCTATAATAAGTCGATTTTTCTAACTGATTATCATGACTCAGAAGGGATGATAGTCAATAGCAATGCATTTAATGACTGGATTGTTTCCATTTCTAACGATAATGATATTACTAGCTTTAGTGAAAAAATTGGTGATATTTATGACCTAGCTTATCAGCTTTGTTTCCCGTTGGCATGTTTAAGGTTGGCAAATAAACGCTTCAATTTAGGTTTGAGCTTTAAGCCAGAGAAACCAGAAGGTAATAAATTTAAATTTAAAAAATTAATTTGCGACAAGAAATTTGATTTTCTAGGAGTGGATAATCTGATAAATGTTATTTGGGAATACTCTAAGAATAGAGGTAAGGAAGTTGCCACAAGAGCTGAAATCAAATTAAAGTTAGAACTTGTTATGGAAGAGCTGCAAGTGGACTTGCGGGAAGTAGTTAACGGGCATGATTTATGTGAAGTGTTATTTATAGTGTGTTCAAAAGGTTTGAAGTCGAAAAGCAAGCTGCTAAATGATTCAGATTCCGTCGAAGAGATGCTAGCTTTGAGTTATGGTCATGCTTACTTTCAACGCTCTAATTTATTTGAAAAAATTGATGAATGGCAGAAAAAGCAGGGTGTCTCGATAATTAGAACCCCATAAAACCACCTAACAAGAGACTATGGCGTCAATAGTTAATTTTTGGCGCTATTTTTATCCCACATTACACCGTCTCTTAGCATTGAATTTAGTATCACAACCATCTTTCTCATGCAGGCAACGATAGCCACTTTTTTAGGTTTTCCTACCGCAAGTAATCGTTCATATGTGGCTTTGAAAATGGGGTTACACTGGATAGCCGACATCATCGCCATGTATAAAACGGTTCTCACTTGAGCTCGTCCACCTTGGATCATTCGCTTACCTTTGAGGCGACCGCTTTCTCTTGTTATTGGCGCAACGCCAATGAGAGAAGAGGCTTGTTTATTGGTGATATAACCGAGTTCAGGTACGTTACTGATGATAGAAGCGGCGACTATTTTTCCTACTCCTGGCATGCTTTGTAGTAACTCATTTTTGGCTTGGTACTCAGGGCAGGTATCGATAAGTTTTGTTATCTTTTCTTCTATTTTGGTTATCTGGTTTTTGAGTGCAGTTAAGATGGGTTTTATCGAAGAAGCAAGAGATTGGGGTAGAACTTGTATTCTGTTTTTCTCCATGGTTTGCATCGAGAGTAATTGATTGCGTCTAGTTACTAAGTCACTCATTAAGCGTATGTTTTCGCTTTTTAACTGAGTGAGTTTCGGTTGAATGGCTTCGGCATAGTGAGCAATAAGCGCCGCGTCTAATCGGTCGTTCTTGGCTCTTTGACCTATAGCGCCAGCGAACCTTTTTACATGCAAAGGGTTGGCGATAACATAAGGCAAATTGGCTTTGTCACAGGCTAGAATAAATGGCATTTCTAGTCGACCAGTCGCTTCGATAACGACCCTTTGAGGCCGATGTTTTCTAATGGTTTTTATAGCATCGATGATACCTTTCTCAGTGTTTGGAACCGTGAAGTAAATATCGAGTGGACGGATGTAAATGTCTAATTGTGACTTGCCAGTATCAACGCCGACATTAATGTTTTGAAGTGTGTCTGTATTCATAATAAGCTAACTCTTG
The genomic region above belongs to Vibrio ponticus and contains:
- a CDS encoding IS110 family RNA-guided transposase, which encodes MNTDTLQNINVGVDTGKSQLDIYIRPLDIYFTVPNTEKGIIDAIKTIRKHRPQRVVIEATGRLEMPFILACDKANLPYVIANPLHVKRFAGAIGQRAKNDRLDAALIAHYAEAIQPKLTQLKSENIRLMSDLVTRRNQLLSMQTMEKNRIQVLPQSLASSIKPILTALKNQITKIEEKITKLIDTCPEYQAKNELLQSMPGVGKIVAASIISNVPELGYITNKQASSLIGVAPITRESGRLKGKRMIQGGRAQVRTVLYMAMMSAIQCNPIFKATYERLLAVGKPKKVAIVACMRKMVVILNSMLRDGVMWDKNSAKN
- a CDS encoding DUF4435 domain-containing protein, with protein sequence MTPQRIANAILLDKTFAGYHLLVEGKKDITLYRKFIDRDSCKLKPTFGKYKQREVYDILEERGFKNKLGIRDADFIRMPNNPKFDASYNKSIFLTDYHDSEGMIVNSNAFNDWIVSISNDNDITSFSEKIGDIYDLAYQLCFPLACLRLANKRFNLGLSFKPEKPEGNKFKFKKLICDKKFDFLGVDNLINVIWEYSKNRGKEVATRAEIKLKLELVMEELQVDLREVVNGHDLCEVLFIVCSKGLKSKSKLLNDSDSVEEMLALSYGHAYFQRSNLFEKIDEWQKKQGVSIIRTP